The Papaver somniferum cultivar HN1 chromosome 3, ASM357369v1, whole genome shotgun sequence genome includes a region encoding these proteins:
- the LOC113360944 gene encoding purine permease 3-like: MMLGRSKSRVVDVAEEDELSTNINIAEVGGLTKENKEEDSRVNKSPPKVLLLLSCTFMSLGWIGGPLLTRLYFLHGGNGIWLSSWLQMAGFPILIVPLVILYFRRDRSQPNVDFFVCRKLLLYAALLGLFQGIASYMYSYGLSFLPVSTSSLLFTTQLVSTSFVSYFWVKQKFTPYSINAVVVIIMGCILLGIRGISDHPPGVTKSQYLRGFFISIASASSVGLILVSTQVAYAKANQVMTYPIVLQFQFCFSFFATVSCTVGGLISKDFLEIQKEASEYDLGAKKYYLVLVSMAVVWQLQFIGRAGVIFCTSSLFAGVVGATILPFSQIAAVITFHESFTAEKGMALALTLWGFTSYFYGSYMNKTKARITSITP; the protein is encoded by the exons ATGATGCTGGGTCGTAGTAAAAGTCGTGTAGTAGatgttgctgaagaagatgaattgTCTACGAACATCAACATCGCAGAAGTAGGAGGGTTAACCAAAGAGAACAAAGAGGAGGATTCAAGAGTTAATAAGTCTCCTCCAAAGGTTCTACTCTTATTAAGCTGCACATTTATGTCGTTAGGATGGATCGGAGGACCTTTACTAACAAGACTATACTTCTTACATGGTGGTAATGGAATATGGTTATCTAGTTGGTTACAGATGGCTGGGTTTCCTATACTAATAGTTCCGCTCGTAATCCTATACTTTAGACGCGACCGGAGTCAACCTAACGTTGATTTCTTTGTTTGTCGAAAGCTTTTGCTCTATGCTGCTCTATTAGGCTTATTTCAAGGAATAGCCAGTTATATGTATAGTTATGGTTTGTCATTCCTTCCTGTATCCACTTCATCCCTCCTTTTCACAACCCAACTTGTTTCCACTTCTTTTGTTTCATACTTTTGGGTTAAGCAAAAGTTTACTCCATACTCGATTAATGCGGTCGTAGTAATAATAATGGGTTGTATACTTCTTGGTATACGAGGGATCAGTGATCACCCGCCTGGTGTTACGAAATCTCAGTATTTGCGGGGTTTCTTTATAAGTATAGCTTCTGCTTCAAGTGTTGGGCTCATCTTAGTGAGCACCCAAGTTGCTTATGCTAAAGCCAATCAAGTCATGACTTATCCTATTGTGTTgcaatttcaattttgtttttcgtTCTTTGCAACAGTAAGTTGCACAGTTGGGGGTCTCATAAGCAAGGATTTCCTG GAAATACAGAAAGAAGCAAGTGAATATGACTTGGGAGCGAAAAAGTATTACCTCGTGTTAGTTTCAATGGCAGTAGTTTGGCAGTTACAGTTTATCGGAAGAGCCGGGGTCATATTTTGCACCTCCTCCCTCTTTGCGGGAGTTGTGGGTGCGACTATTCTTCCTTTCTCGCAGATTGCTGCGGTAATAACGTTTCACGAGAGTTTCACAGCAGAGAAAGGGATGGCATTGGCTTTAACACTTTGGGGCTTCACTTCTTATTTCTACGGTTCGTACATGAACAAGACCAAAGCAAGAATAACGTCAATAACTCCATGA